CTATTTGTCTTGGTTCTTCTCTAGATACAGGCAGATTGTCATGTGGTTTGACATTCACCCCTCTGCATTAACGCATCTTCAGGTTCATCAATACTGCATCATAATCAGTGCCCTTGATATGAAAGAAGCTTTCAAACCGGCCGATTTCCTGAAACCCCAGTCCCTTGTATAGGCGGATGGCCCGCTCGTTATCGGCTTTGACCTTTAGATGTAAAATCCGGATCCGTTCAGACTTCGCTGCCTCGTCAATGAGAGCCTCAATCATCTTCCTCCCGATGCCTTTTCCCCAACAGGCCTTCTTCACCGACACCGCCAGTTCGGCGTGATGGGCGATCCGCTGATTTGAAGATGCCTGGTAGCTGGCAATCGATACCAGCTTCTCATCCATTTCACCCACCAGCATACACGCGCCCGGATCGTCCTTCATCTTCTGAAGGATTGAGATTTCCTCCGCTTCTGAAATCGGCAGTCCCCACCCGTCAATCAGCAGGTGATCCGACTCCCCGCCAACCTGCTTCAAATACCCGAGAATGTTCCGGGCGTCCTCCGGTACTGCCACTCTGATCCGAAACGTCATGTTTGTCACCTCTTTACGATCTACTGAAATTTAAAATCCTCTTGTCTGCCCTTTCCAGGGGGCTTCTTTTCCTGCGATGAACTCGTCCACACCAGGTCCCCCCAATTGGCGCAACCGCCAGATCCCGTAAATGTAGCTGATAACGAGCACCGTCACGATCCCGGGCCAGCCGAGGATCGTATTCACCCAGACCAGTGCCAGAGCGTTCCCGTCAATCAGCAGGACCACATGGACAATCAGCCTGAACAGAAAAAACAGCAGCCAGAGCCACGTCACTTCCCGGTATGCCGCTTTCACATCACTGCGCCAAAACCATTCCAAAGGCCACCCCCGGGTCAAATGACTCACCCATGCCGCGAGAGGCTTGCCGATGACCAGCGTCGCAAACGCAACGAAGACGAGTGCTGCACTGCTGATGACCGTTGGGATGAAGTAGTTTGCCGCACTGTCCGTCACATAGGCAAATCCCGATGCAAAGCCGACGCCAAGAAATCCGCCAACGGCATAGAGCCAGTTCTCTTTTCGTATGAGTCTGAGGACGCCCAGGAGCACCGCACTGAACAACGCAATGCCCACTGCTGTATTCAAGCCGAAAAAGCTGTTGCTGAACACAAATAAGAATGGCGGAAATACTGCGTCCAGTGTTTTGCCGGATACAACGGATTTTGCTTCTTCGATCAGTTCCTGCCATTTCGCCATACCATTCAACCTCTCTTCTCTAACAGAGTCTCTTTTTTCCCACCGAGAAAAAAGGTCAGCCAGTCGCCATCACTTTGATACAGTTTCAAGAGGACATACAGACTTGCCGTAAAAAATCCCAGTGTCATCATCAAGACAATCCACACTGCAGCGATCCATTTATTCGCCTCGCGAAAACCGATCCAGACTGAAAACAATATGAATCCGACATACAAATCCACCAGCGATACAATGCCCCATGGATTCGCGAGGATCTCCCCGCCGTCCCGGGTGAAATCCCCGACCGCAAACCCGTAACCAATCACAGCTGTCATCGCCAATAATCCGAGAAAAGCCACTGCTTTTGCCAGTCCCATTCAAAACACCCTCTCTTTGCCATCTCCTTTTATTTTCTCACAAAAACAAAAAAAGCACGCATGATCTGCCTGCATCGGGCGTTTTTTCCCGAAGAATGCCCAATTGATCCGAACGGACCCGCGATCAGCTGCAATCATACAGAAAACCGGACACAAGGCCCGGCTGTTTGTTATCCTATATCTATGTATGGCTCCTTACGATCGCAATGCTTTTTGCTTCAGTGTATAGATTTGCTCATCATGTTCAATTAACCGGTGCTGGATAAATTCCAACTTCTCATCCACCCGGACGATGCGTTTATTCGTGTCATCCTGCCTGGCTGTTAAGACGTCCAATTTCCCTGACACCGACTTTTGATTCTCAGTCAGTTCCGTTTGATTTCTTGCCAGTTCATGTAATGTACCGGACATTTCTTTTTGACTGTCTGACAATTCTTTAATGGCCTGCAGCAGGGTGTTCAACTGATCATCTGTCACGTCAAGAAACCTCCTCCGAAATCTTTTACTGACTCAGTATACCATGAAACACCTTCTTTTTTGAATGGATCATTTGAAGAAAAAACAAGGATAAGAGAGTGATTGGCTGTGATCCCTGTAGGCTCCTTTTCCAGCCGGGAAAACTTTAACGTTTCAGAAAACAAACGAACGGATACAGGAACATCATACTGCTTTACAAATAAAGGAGGACACCGGTTATGGAAGGAAAAAAGATCCCACTCTTTATTTTCCTGTTTCTCGCAGGCGTACTTATCGGCATATTTGTCATTGCACCACTGTTTTGATAAACAACTGAAGAACCCAAAACATCACGCCTTCCAGGATCCTCCTGAAAGGCTTTTTCAATCTGGTGAATCCACAGATGCCATGGATTGTTTCACTTTCTGACACTGCGAGATCCGTTCAACCACTGTAATAACGATCATCACCCTGAGAAAGCCGCTGCCGAATCCGATTCCGGTTATTCGGAGTCACTTACGATGTCCCTGATGCGCCTTTCCAACTCATTGATCTCGTCGTTTTCCACTGAATCATTTATGGCATTGGCGATTTCGGTTCTCTTTCCAGGATCCAGATCAAGGATGTGATACTGCAAATCTGACGTCAGCATCTCATGGACGATCGTCACATTCTGCCATACCTCATTTGCAGCGTCTTGGTTTTCCATCATGTTTCTCGACAGGATTTCAATATCGGTAAATTGCTGGTCCATCCGGATGTAGTTCTCCTCCGTCATCTCCTCCTCAATCTCAACCGCCGCGTTGAACAACAGGCGATGAAGCGTCTCTTCCACACCTTCCTCCGTCCCACGATCTGACAGACTGACGAATAGAAACACGTTCAACAGCAACGAAGCTATCAAAGAGACAACAAGCAGCTTCACGTTCACTACAACACCCCCAAACTCCACAATTACACCATGAACATTCACTGCAACGGGTTATTCAGGTTCGTTCCACATACTTGCAATCCGGAACTCCCCATCGACTTCATAGCCAATAAACCCTCCTATCCCTTCTTGAACGATCTCTCTGTCCTCAATTTTATAGAGCACCGTTCCTTCAGGCAGGTCTCTCGCCTCGCTGTTTGCTGCGGCGGTGCCATTCACCTCTTCCGTCAAGACGCCAATCTCCTTTTCCAGATCTTCTTTAGTCAACGGTTCATACGTGGCAATATAGAGATGCCCTTCCCACATGAAATGGGGTGCATCGATCGATGAATCACATGCCGTCAACACCGTCCCGAAACAAAGGATCAGCAAACCGGTGACAAGATTTTTCATGTTCGATCCCCCTCTCCTTCAGGCATCCGGTCGATTCTTTGTTTGTGGAATAACAACTGTCTTTCCATGGGTTCATGCCGTCAGCCATCTGCTCACTTGGGAGATGATCAAATGATTCATGATTACAACCAGGACAAATACGATCAATGGCTCAGACGTGCTTCCCACCGCAAAAAGAAGCAAAGGAATCAGCACGGAAAAGAATAGCATGAAACCGATATAATACCGTATAACATTAGACATGATTCAGTTCCCCCTCTTCATTGATCAAATCACTGCACCCGATTGGGACGATTTCCCTTCAGCGATTTGAAATTTACTTTTTGTGCTATCAATGTTTACTGATTAACCGTTCATACTCATTTTCGCCAATCAACATGCTGTTTTAACACATCATCAATATATTGAGCCACCGGATTTGAATTCCGATTGGTCTTCCTAATCAGGTGCTGATAGATGTGGACAAAGCCTTTAAACAAGACGTATCCGATCATGACACCAATGAAATTTAAAAACACATCATCCATTATCACTAAACGCAAATGAAAATCAATTAGCATGCGTTCTTCCCCTTGATACCGCGGACTGTATGCATATCTGACCCAACTTCATCAAGCGCGTTTTTGCAGCTTTATGACCTCTTGTTCAAGAACACCGCAATGCATGAGTAAGCCAGTAATCCCACAGTGATCACAGCAGGCCCTGCCAATTGCTGCACTGCATTTCCAACAGGAACATCAAAGATTACAGATGTGATATACCCCAACACAATAAAAGCCGCTACAACCGCTGCGTTTAAATAGTTCAGTGCCTTTATACTGGCTCGTTGTTTCTTAATCACCCAGATCGCAACCAGAAACATGAGCAGTGTCATCGACACTTCGATGGCAGTTGTCCAGTCGCCTAACCTGGTCAGCTCAGAAAAGGCTTCAGATCTTACGCCATCCTGATTCGTCCATCCTTCCCTCAACTGATGCTTATAGATTTCAAGGCCTGTATACAAACTGTTCATGAATAATATCAGCGTGACATACACAATCGAAAACATTTTGATATTCAATCTCTGCCCCCTCTCCCTCGTGCACCCGCTGGTAGTTAAGACCTTTGATTATCCTGCCAAAAACAGAACTGCAAACAGAGCAAAAGCCACGAACGAACTTGCAACATAAGGCAGAGGGGCACCCATGTGAACAACACGACAGCAAGTACAAAGAAAGCAATTCCCATCGAAACCGGAAATAAAAAAATTGTTGTTCATCGCATTGCCTCCTCACGGTTGATCAAAGCCACATTGTCTGTTGTTCAGTCGTTCGCTGACCACAATACCCAAATTTCAACCGTTTATCTCTGATGCATTGAGCGTATCATACTTTTCTATATTTGGGTTTAAATCCCTTGAAAATTTCTGGTCTTTGTCATATCCATCAACAGTTAAATAATAAAGTATTCTCATCTATGCTTACAGATCAATGATCTTTTATCGTTCAGATGAAACATGTTCCGATTAAGAAAACGCGTGATTCAGTCATCCTTGACTTCATTTGAAAATACTGCCCGTACCTTCTTATGAAGCCTATTATCTTCTTCAGGTATCTCATATTGAGTGTCATACATTTGAGCACTGTCATATCCTAATGTGATTACATATTCATTGCCTTCCTTTGTTTCAAGACGAATTTCATAATCCCAAATTGGTATTTCATCATTTCTCTTCATGACCATATCTGAACTTTCATCGATCACATCTATCATCTTTTCAGGGGACTCGACGACGATTTGCTCTTCCTGGCCCTCTAATTGGTCATAAGCTCTTTTTCGGGTATTATGGAGCTTCATTTCCACAATTTCCTCCTCGCCTATCCATTCTTCCATGATTTCACCATAGGTTGTGTATTTCATTTGGTCATAGATAACAAAGCCCACAATGAATACAACGAATCCGGTTACGAATAGAATCGTCTTTTTTCTCACGTACATCCCCCCCTTTTATAAATCATCCACTTTCAAATCATTCTATTTTTTATTTTATTACATTCTTTTTATTGGAATCATACGTATTTGTCGTCACTTATGATCGTTGACGAAAGTGACCAGAATGGGCCTTTTTTCTCAAGAGTTTCGATTGCGATGAGAAGAACCTTTAAAAAAACTAACCGTAATCGGCAAAATGAAGTGAAGACGATTAACATTTTTATTACAGGAATTATAATACCATATATAGAAAGATATGATACACTTTGATTATCTTCATTCATTGTAAAAGGGGGAAAGGATATGCAAAATAAAGAGAAAATCAAAACGTATGCACTTATTTTATTAACCATTTGCTTTGTCATCACTGCACCCATGCTTTTTCAAGCTAAAATGGAAGATAGAAGACAATACGAAGCTTTTTTAAATGAGTTTTATGCTAACCTGGACAATACATTATATTCAATTGAGTATTTTTTATCTGAAGAAGAAAAAGGTGTAACAACTTTAGCAAGTATTGAACATAATTTAGAAACGACTCATTTACTATTGCGTATGGGTGACAAAACGGTGAATAGCCATATCAGTGCCCAACCAAGGTTTTTTGCAGGACGAATCACACAACACCCTAATGATGAGGGAACCTTAACTGAAGAGCAGCAATCAGAATTGGAGAAAGTTCGGGAAGGCCTTCAATACATGAAGGAAGGGTTGTATTCTGAGGAAACCGGACAGGAAAATAAACATTTATCGGCAAAAGAATTCAATGCAATCATTGAACAAGGCGCAAGTATCGGTGCACCATGACAAAACGCATTCGATGTTCATTTTTCTCTGCATTTCAAGATAGCTTTTTAAAAACAGAAAAATGAAAGATTGGAGTTGATTTTATTTAGTACTAACAAATACATTCCATTTTATCTGGCGTTCTTATGTTTCGTGTCATTCGTGAATGGGCTTACTTTTTGGAGAGACGATCAAATGATTTCAGCAGCAGTTGGCATAATTGCTTCGGCATGGTTGCTCCTGACTTTAATCGGTTATCGTAAAGGGATTAATTTATTCTTGTGGTCAGGAATGATCATTCTTTCAACGTATACGCTTTATATGATGGGTTCGTTTATCTGGTCATTCACATCAGAAACGGTTTCTTTATTTTTAGTTGTACTGGTCCTTTTGCTGACAACAGTTAATCTATTCGTCATTGTTAAATTGAAAGAGGCGATTAACCTTCATCAACAACCAAACAACGCCAGCTGAATAAGACAAGAAAACTGCATTAGACTTCCATTTTTATGAAGGTTTTTTATACATATCAGAATTGAACGTTCAAAGAACGATAAAATAAAAAGGGATGATGATTACATGAAACCATTTTTCAATATATTCGTTTTGATATTCTTGTCAACAGTTCTCACAGGCTGCCAAGGTGAAGATCAAATAAACGAATTAGATTGGGGAGAAACCGCCGAAACGGGGACATTGGAAATCACCCCAACGGATATTCAGGTGAATCGTGATCATGATGAGACTGTGTTCTGGGATGTAAGTGAATCGGGACAAGAAGTCATCATCGATTTGGAAATCAAAAACATGTCAGACTCCGTCGTCATCATGGACCGGGATTTTTATTATGAGTCATTCGGTGTACTGCACGAGGAAGACGTGATGGAGGGAGAAATCACTGTTGCAAGAATGGACCTGGACATCATGCCGCTCCCAGTTTACCAAGATGATTTGGATGAAGGCGCGTCCATCGAAACCCAAATCATAGTAGTTGTGGATGAAGGGGAATTGTTCTCATTAGCATTTGATGCAGATGGATATTCTGAAAATGAATCATATGAAGTGAGTTGGGCGATCGAATAAGCACTGTAAAGGGGCAATCTTCAATTTTATCAGACAATTTCTGTTCACTTTCATCTGACAGTAAAGGGGGTATATATAACGATGAGCAATGTAGGAGTTCCAGGGTTACTGTTAATTCTGATTGTACTTGCCTTAATGGTTGGAGGTATTTGGCTATTATTTCGTGCACTATCAAAAAAGTAATGACTCTTGAATGAACGGGTATTGAACAATCAGGCGTGTTAGTTGAATAAGAAACGATAAATTTAAAAGCGGAGAAATTCTCCGCTTTTATTTACTTTCTTCATTTTATGAGTCAAGGGGATACTCCTTTTAATTCCAAAGAAACTATCCCTTTATTTCTTTAGATAATCAATCATATGCCCAGGTTATTCAATCCACTAAAGATAACCACAATTTTTCAGACTCGATGACATGTTGCGAAATCAGTTCAATGAATGGTTCATAATTCATCGTTGTGTGTGCCAGATCAAGAACATCATAATATCTTGCACGTTCCTCATTTTTTATAATGATTGGAGGATAACCATTTTTCATTAACTCAAAGTTAAGAAGTAACCTCGAAGTACGCCCGTTCCCATCAATGAATGAATGAATTTTCACGAATTCACCATGGATCAGCGTTGCCCTGACAATGGGATGATGCGCTTTCCATTCATTCTTATATTCCCCAAGGAGTTTCTGCATGAAATCCCCAACTTCAAAATGCTTCGGCGGAATGTGCTTTGCACCGCTGATGACCACATTTTCACTCCGGTACTTGCCTGCATTTATATTATCTATTTCTTTTAGTATCAATGAATGAATGTTTTTTATATTCCATTCAGAAAGTGGTTCCTCATTTGCAACCAAATCTTCTATAAACGTGATCGCATCCCGATGGTTAATGGTTTCCAGATGTTCCACCATGCTTTTACCGCCGACCGTAATCCCTTCAAGAACGACTTTTGTCTCTGACAGTGTCAAAGTATTCCCTTCAATGGCATTGCTGTGGTAGGTCCATTCCACAACAAGTTTTTCCCTGAGAGAATTGGCAAGCCCTTTTGTAAAAGGTCTGCGCCCGTCGATCTTTTTTTTGAGTGAATCGATATAACTGAAATCATATTCCAAGCCAGTGTAACGCTTTTTATTTGCCTGTCTTGCGTCCACAGGTTTAGCCGCTTCAACAGGTATGGACCAATCCCGACCAATTCTAATTGCCCCTTCAATACGCCCCTCACCGCACAATACCCGAACTCGCCGATCGCTTATTCCCCATTTATTACTTGCTTCTTTTGAGTTCATATATTGCATAACCAACCACCTCACCTAAATATTATACCGCTAACGGAATAATGTAAAGTTGGATCATGAGATAATCTTTCCTTTTTCAGTATACCGTTAAAGCAAAAAACACCCTTCAGATGATTTCTGAAGAGCGTCGCTTATAAGTATAGTTTTTTCTAGGGTGGAATACTAATGTGACATCGTATCTACTTTTTCTTTTTTGAATTCGATTTTCAGCTTTGCTCCTGTATTGGTCCTTTCCAGAATACGCTGAAGTTTGTGAACTGTGATATTCTGTGAGCCATTTTCCAATCGCGATATCAAGGGTTGCTTTTCACCAGTTAATTCTGCGAATTCTTTCTGTGTTAATCCCATTTCCAAACGGAGTGTAATCAGTGATTCTCTTAATTCCTGGTTCATCTCTCGGCTTGAATCCTCTATTAAGGATTTAAATTCAGCATCTTCTGGTGATCGTTTCTTTGTATATCTTTCTCTGAATCCCATGATTAATTCTCCTTCCTGTCTAACCAATCCTTTTTAATCTTAATTGCAAACTGTATTTCTCTCAAAGGGGTTTTGCTGCTTTTTTTATGAAATCCATGAGTCAAGAGCAAAAGCGTTTCATCATCTTTAAAGAAGAAGATACGGTAAATGTTACTGCTGTGTTTTATACGCAATTCATAAAGATCATGTTTTTTAAAATAATCAACATGAGGATGACCCCAGCGCGGTCCAAACCTTTCCAGCAATTCAATATCACGCATGATTTTTTCTGCAGCTTTTGCGGGCAATTGATCCAGAAATGCCTCTACATAAGATTCACCGTCTCGTGTTGTATAGTCTTCGACACGCCAACTTAAATGATCCATCTGATATACCTCATAAGTTATATCTTCTTTTATTATATGATTTCCAAAAGCCGTTGTCCAGTTAACTAAAGATAGCATTTGATACTTCTCTTCATAAAGAATACTCTCCAGGATCATCCCTGAAGAGCGTTCATCTACTTATCCATATTCAAAATCCATTTACACCGCAGGCTTTCAGTCTTCTCTGTACATCACGGTGACCGCTTCCACGTGTGATTGTGGAACACCTCAATACAATTCCGCGAAATGATCGCATGTTTTTGCGGAAAAGTGTCCCCCCCCTTAGAAAATGACTATAGTCAGTTAAGGTTTAATTGGCAGGTGTGTTTTGTTACTGGAAAGAAGGACTTTGTAGCGGAAAGCGTCCCATTCTAACAAGCAATTTCTGTTCACTTCAGTCTAGAAATTACAACGTCCGTTTGAACAAAGCATGCATTATATTTGTGTATGAGTCGATTTATATAATCGTGAGATTATTGGGTTCAGCGCCAGTCCTCATAAAAACGTTGAATTAGTTAAACGTACCTTTGTGCATCGTCTCCTACAATCTAAATCGAATCAAGATGTTTCATACGGACAGAGGCAGTGAGTTTAAGAACCATGTGATCGACCAGGCACACTTATCAAATGTTTAAGCATCCTTAGCTTTATTTAGTTCTCAGTTTACTAGCATAGTTCTTATACTCTTCTCCTCGGATAATAATTTATTCCTCAAACTCTGATTCTTCATGACTTTAGAGATTTCATATGCTTCTCTTTTTAACTCCTCAGCATACTCTATATCCTTGTGATGAAGTCTTATCATACTTTTCCGGAGCAAGCATATCGAAATTTGAATGTAATAGTTTTTTTCTATGAAAGTGTTTAACATCTCGTCATTTATTATTTCGGCTTTCTTTGTCATTTTTCTGCGCAATAATAACTGAACTAAATTAAATTTTATCGGTAAAAATACATTCTCATATTTAGAATAAGGAATGTATTTTTCTCCCTGTTTCAAAGCGAATTCTGCTATATGTTGAGCTGTTTCTATCGGGAAAGCAAATAGAATATTATTAATTAGTTTAATATCTGACAGGTACCAACTGTCGAGTTTCTCTAATCTACCCCAAACTAAATTCCCATATTTGGAAGCTTCATTATAATCCTCATTTTGAATAGCTAAAAGCGCTTTTGACACACTTAGTATATCTTTAAGTAATACATCGTTTTGAACACTGAGATAGTTCTTTATCTCCTGTATGATCCCATTTATTTTTTTATTATCAATAAATGTTAGGCTGTTGAATTCACGAATGATTTTCTCTTTTTGTGATTCATTATCATGATAATACAAGTAATTAAATTCTGCTATATCCATATCCATATTAAGTAATATCTCATGGAGTTTTTGATAGCTAATTTCAATTTTCCCTAATTCAAACTTGGAATAATTAGTTTGGTGCATGACACCATCAGCAACATCAACCTGACTCATGCTTTTTGATAATCTAATTTCTTTAATTAAATATCCAATTTTTGTATTCATTTCATCCACCTACTTTAATCATTTATGCTTAAATATCTTAAAATTCATTTTACAGAATATACAATGAAGTCATGATTTTATCTATTTGGTAAATGTCAGTGTATATACTTCGTGAATTTCCTTTCTTTCTACTACTTTATTCTATTCTTGGCATTTATCCAACTATTGAAAGGGGGTAATTAGATGGATTTTATTAAATTGCTATCAGATTGGTTAATTGGATGTTGTTAATTAAACAAAGAACATGATTTAAAGATATTTACGATCAACAATTAAATTAAAAGGAGCATAGACATCGCGAGACATGGGAGGGTACTCCTTTGTAGGATTGTAAAGATCCAATAGTATGAATATATCAACCGCCAGAAAAATGGAATCATAGACTATTGTAATTATTGAATGGATTTAAACGTTCCAATAGTCCACTGATGAAATAAGCCTGCATCTCACATTTTCTTTTTAACACAAGACAAGTAGATTAATGCAATAAATTCTGCAAACAATTTCCCATTTAATGATAATTCATAAGAAACCTGCATTCTTCTGAAGTTCAAACGGTCTTTCAAATTGCCGAAAGCCTTTTCTACGATGTCCATACTCCGATAGAGAGATAGGGCTTCAAAAGGTTCTTTCACTTCGTTTGACAGGAGTGCGAAATATCCATAATTTCTTACTGTATCGCGCACGACATCTTCTTTTGGAATGATTTTCTTACTCCGCTTCGGCCTTTCAGTGACTTCAAAAAACTTAGTATAATCTTTCATACG
This Salisediminibacterium beveridgei DNA region includes the following protein-coding sequences:
- a CDS encoding type II toxin-antitoxin system RelE/ParE family toxin, translating into MILESILYEEKYQMLSLVNWTTAFGNHIIKEDITYEVYQMDHLSWRVEDYTTRDGESYVEAFLDQLPAKAAEKIMRDIELLERFGPRWGHPHVDYFKKHDLYELRIKHSSNIYRIFFFKDDETLLLLTHGFHKKSSKTPLREIQFAIKIKKDWLDRKEN
- a CDS encoding Fic family protein; protein product: MEYDFSYIDSLKKKIDGRRPFTKGLANSLREKLVVEWTYHSNAIEGNTLTLSETKVVLEGITVGGKSMVEHLETINHRDAITFIEDLVANEEPLSEWNIKNIHSLILKEIDNINAGKYRSENVVISGAKHIPPKHFEVGDFMQKLLGEYKNEWKAHHPIVRATLIHGEFVKIHSFIDGNGRTSRLLLNFELMKNGYPPIIIKNEERARYYDVLDLAHTTMNYEPFIELISQHVIESEKLWLSLVD
- a CDS encoding DUF1475 family protein yields the protein MGLAKAVAFLGLLAMTAVIGYGFAVGDFTRDGGEILANPWGIVSLVDLYVGFILFSVWIGFREANKWIAAVWIVLMMTLGFFTASLYVLLKLYQSDGDWLTFFLGGKKETLLEKRG
- a CDS encoding DUF3159 domain-containing protein, with the protein product MAKWQELIEEAKSVVSGKTLDAVFPPFLFVFSNSFFGLNTAVGIALFSAVLLGVLRLIRKENWLYAVGGFLGVGFASGFAYVTDSAANYFIPTVISSAALVFVAFATLVIGKPLAAWVSHLTRGWPLEWFWRSDVKAAYREVTWLWLLFFLFRLIVHVVLLIDGNALALVWVNTILGWPGIVTVLVISYIYGIWRLRQLGGPGVDEFIAGKEAPWKGQTRGF
- a CDS encoding helix-turn-helix domain-containing protein codes for the protein MNTKIGYLIKEIRLSKSMSQVDVADGVMHQTNYSKFELGKIEISYQKLHEILLNMDMDIAEFNYLYYHDNESQKEKIIREFNSLTFIDNKKINGIIQEIKNYLSVQNDVLLKDILSVSKALLAIQNEDYNEASKYGNLVWGRLEKLDSWYLSDIKLINNILFAFPIETAQHIAEFALKQGEKYIPYSKYENVFLPIKFNLVQLLLRRKMTKKAEIINDEMLNTFIEKNYYIQISICLLRKSMIRLHHKDIEYAEELKREAYEISKVMKNQSLRNKLLSEEKSIRTMLVN
- a CDS encoding GNAT family N-acetyltransferase, whose product is MTFRIRVAVPEDARNILGYLKQVGGESDHLLIDGWGLPISEAEEISILQKMKDDPGACMLVGEMDEKLVSIASYQASSNQRIAHHAELAVSVKKACWGKGIGRKMIEALIDEAAKSERIRILHLKVKADNERAIRLYKGLGFQEIGRFESFFHIKGTDYDAVLMNLKMR
- a CDS encoding helix-turn-helix domain-containing protein, producing the protein MGFRERYTKKRSPEDAEFKSLIEDSSREMNQELRESLITLRLEMGLTQKEFAELTGEKQPLISRLENGSQNITVHKLQRILERTNTGAKLKIEFKKEKVDTMSH